Part of the Terriglobia bacterium genome, CGCTTGGTGCGGAGAAGTCCATCCCGATCACGCCCGCGCCCTGGGTCTCCCCCCGAGGGTCTTCGTCGCCGAGGTGGATCTCAGCCACCTCGTCGGCCCCTCCGAGGGACGCCGGCGCGCGGTTCCCCTGCCCCGCGTCCCGGCGGTCACCCGGGACCTCTCGCTGGTCCTGGGAACCGGCACCAGCTGGATCCGCCTCCTGGCGGAGCTGAGGAAGGTCGGGGCACCGGCGCCCGTCCGCTTCGAGGCGCTCGACCGATATCAAGGCGCGCCGCTGGCCGCGGGGGAGGTATCGGTCACGGTGCGTGTTATCCTCCAGCCGCTGGAGCGAACATTGACCGACGTCGAGACCGAGGCGTATCGCAAGGCACTGGTGGAGGCCGCCGAGTCGGGGCTCCGGGCCAGGCTCCGGGCGTGACCGGCGCCGGACCGGGATTGACAGATGAGCCAGAACAAGATTAGGCTTCTGGAAGATCGCGTCCTGAATGCGGTCGCGCAGGTACGGACCCTCAAGGTGGAGCGTGACCGCGCCGAGGGCGGGCTGCGAGAGCTGCGCCGTAGGCTCGAGGAACTCGAGAGTGAATTGGAGCGCCTCCGAGGTGGGCTTCCGCGGGACGAGTTCGGCCAGTTCCGAAACGTCCTGGCGGAGGCGGTCCGGGACCTCCGCGGCGACGACGGGCCGGGGGCGGCCCGCCGGCACGGGGAGAGCGAGGAGTGAGCGCGATGGACATGGAGGACGCCCGGCCGACGCCGGTGACGATCTTCGGCCGGACGTACCACCTCCGCGGCGAGGGCGACCCCGGGTACCTCGCCGAACTAGCGGCGGAAGTCGACCGGAGGATGAACGAGGTCGCCGACGCCACCGGCACGGCGGACACCTTGAAGGTCGCCATCCTTGCCGCGCTGAACATCGCGGACGAGAGGTTTCAGGCCAGCCGGGCGAGGACCCCGCAATTGGACGGGGAGGACGAAGCCCGGCTGGACCGGCTGGTGGCCCTGCTGGACGAGGTTCTCGGCGAGTAGGGCCGAGTCCGGGCCGTGCTGTCGCCGGCCTGGCGGATCGAGCGCGCAACGAACGTACGAAGGGCGGATGGACGAGGAATCGAGGTTCCGAGGAGACCCCTGCGGGGTGCGTGATGGGTTGTTTCCCTTGAGCCAACGTCAGTACTTCGGGGGCCAAGGCTCGGAGGCGGTGTGCAAGCCCCTCTCGCAAGGGGAAGCCTGAAGCCGACGAGTCGCTCCCACCTGGTGAATCAGGTTCAATCGGATCCGCCCACACGGCCCACGCGGGGGCCTAGCGTGAGTCACGTCGTCGTTTCGTCCCGCGCGTGAGATCCAGCCAGGCTGCGGCGGCACCCGCTCCGGCAGGTGGGGAGCGATTCCCACCTGCCACGAGGCGTACAGGGTGCTTTTCCAATCGGGTTTCACTCTTCCGTTCCTCGCGGGGCTCGCGGGCGGCGTCGCGCTGCTCGCCCTGGCGGCCTGGACGGCGAGACGGATCGTCGGCCGGGGGCGGGACGCTGCCCGGGCCCTCCTCGACGAGGCGCGCCAGGAAGCCGAGAGCAAGGCTCGGGAGGTCCAGGTCGGCGCCCAGGAGAAGGCGCTCGCGCTCGAGGAGGAGGCCGATCGGCGAGAGCGCGACCTGGACGCCCGGGAGGCGGCGGCCGAGTCCCGCTCGCGGGAGGTGGAGGGCGAGGCGGCGACCCTCGAACGGCAGCGGCGCGACCTCGCGCGCCGGCAGTCCGCGCTGGCGCGGAACGAGCAGGCGGTCCAGGAATCGCTGGACGGTGCCCGGGCCGAGCTGGAGCGCGCGCGCCTGGCCATCGAGCGGGCCGCCGGGCTCACGGCGGTGGAGGCGCGGGCGGAGCTCGTCGCGTCGATCGAGGAGGAAGGCCGCAGGGAAGGGGCGCGCCTCGCTCGACGGATCGAGGACGAGGCCCGGGAGGGGGCCGAGCGCGAAGCGCTCGGCCTCATCGTCCGCGCCACGGAGCGGACCAACCTCCGCGAGGCGGTGGAGAGCACGGTCAGCTTCATCGAGCTCCCGAGCGACGAGATGAAGGGCCGGATCATCGGCCGCGAGGGGCGGAATATCCGCGCGCTCGAGATGGCCACCGGCATCGACGTGATCGTCGACGACACGCCGCGAGCGATCCTCATCTCCTCCTTCGACCCGGTCCGCCGTGAAGTGGCCCGCGTCGCGATCGAGCGGCTGATCGAGGACGGTCGGATCCACCCGGCACGGATCGAGGAAGTCGTGGCGAAGGTCCGGACGGAGATCGAGACCTTGAGCGAAGAGGCCGGCACCCAGGCGGCGTTCAATCTGGGCATCTCCGATCCCCATCCACGCCTCGCCCGGCTCGTCGGACGCCTCAAGTACCGGACCCATCACGGCCACAACCTCATGCAGCACTGCACCGAGGTCGCCCTCATCGCCGGGCACATGGCTGCGGAGGTCGGCGGGCGGGTCGAAGTGGTCCGACGGGCCGGCCTCCTGCACGAGATCGGTCGCGTGGACGAGGCCGCAACGGGCCACACCGTTCTCGCGTCCGCCGACCTCGCGGCGAAGTACGGCGAAAGCGAGGAGGTGGTCCACGCCATCCAGAGCCTGCACCCCGATGCCGAGGCGATCACCCTCGAGGCCCTCCTCCTCCGGATCGCCAACCGGGTCTCGGACAATCGCCCGGGGGCCCGAAAGGAGAATCTGGAGCTGTTCATCGAGCGGCTGCGCCGCCTCGAGACCATCGCGCTCGGCTTCCCCGGGGTTGTGCAGGCCTACGCGGTCAAGGCGGGGAAGGACCTGAGGGTCATCGTGGACACCCGCGACGTGAGCGACGAGGGTGCCTATGCCCTCTCGAAGGACATCGCCCGAGCCATCGAGAAGGACGTCACCTACTCCGGTCAGATCCGGGTGAGCGTGGTCCGCGAGACCCGCTCGGTGCAGTTCGCGGTCTGAGGCGTTTCCTTGAGGATCCTGTTCGTCGGCGACGTCGTGGGGCTTCCGGGAAGACGGGTGCTCCGCTCCGGGCTCGCGGCGCTTCGCGGCAAGCTGCGCCCCGATCTCGTGGTTGCCAACGGGGAGAACAGCGCCGGGGGCAACGGTCTCACCCCGACCACCGCCGATGAGCTGTTCCGCTCGGGATGCGACGTGGTGACCACCGGGAACCACGTCTGGGACCGCAGGGAGATCGCGCCGTATCTCGCCGCCCACGAGCGCCTCCTGAGGCCGGCGAACTACCCCGTCGGAGTTCCCGGCCGCGGCGCCGTCGTGGTCACGGCCCTGGACGGCACGCCGGTGCTCGTCGCCAACCTCATGGGGCGCGTCTACATGCCCGCCGTGGACGACCCGTTCCGCGCGGCGGACGCGCTCATCGAGGACCTCGCGGGCCGCGCGCGGGTTCGCCTGATCGATTTCCACGCCGAGGCCACCAGCGAGAAGATCGCGTTTTGCTGGTACGTGGACGGGCGGGTCTCGGCGGTGGTGGGCACCCACACCCATGTCGCGACGGCGGACGAGCGCGTGCTTCCCGGCGGCACCGCCTGCATCACGGACGTCGGGATGACGGGCCCGCACGATTCCGTGATCGGGGTCGAGAAGGCGGAGGTGCTCGAGCGTTTTCTCACCCAGAGGCCCGTCCGCTTCTCCACCGCGCGCGACGACGCGCGCATCCAGGCGGTGCTCATCGAGGTCTCCCCGTCGGATGGCCGCGCGAGCTCGATTCGGCGCGTCCAGTTCCGCGAGGGGGATCGGGACGAGGTGCGATGAGCCTCGAGGCCTACCTCGATCCGAGGCGGCGCCGCGTCGAGGAGGCCCTCGACCGGCTCCTCCCCCGCCCCTCGGGACCGTCGGCGACGGTGGCACGGGCCATGCGCTACGCCGTGCTCGGGGGCGGGAAGCGCCTCCGCCCGCTTCTGGCCATCGCGACGTGC contains:
- a CDS encoding cell division protein ZapA encodes the protein MSAMDMEDARPTPVTIFGRTYHLRGEGDPGYLAELAAEVDRRMNEVADATGTADTLKVAILAALNIADERFQASRARTPQLDGEDEARLDRLVALLDEVLGE
- the rny gene encoding ribonuclease Y, producing the protein MLFQSGFTLPFLAGLAGGVALLALAAWTARRIVGRGRDAARALLDEARQEAESKAREVQVGAQEKALALEEEADRRERDLDAREAAAESRSREVEGEAATLERQRRDLARRQSALARNEQAVQESLDGARAELERARLAIERAAGLTAVEARAELVASIEEEGRREGARLARRIEDEAREGAEREALGLIVRATERTNLREAVESTVSFIELPSDEMKGRIIGREGRNIRALEMATGIDVIVDDTPRAILISSFDPVRREVARVAIERLIEDGRIHPARIEEVVAKVRTEIETLSEEAGTQAAFNLGISDPHPRLARLVGRLKYRTHHGHNLMQHCTEVALIAGHMAAEVGGRVEVVRRAGLLHEIGRVDEAATGHTVLASADLAAKYGESEEVVHAIQSLHPDAEAITLEALLLRIANRVSDNRPGARKENLELFIERLRRLETIALGFPGVVQAYAVKAGKDLRVIVDTRDVSDEGAYALSKDIARAIEKDVTYSGQIRVSVVRETRSVQFAV
- a CDS encoding TIGR00282 family metallophosphoesterase, with the translated sequence MRILFVGDVVGLPGRRVLRSGLAALRGKLRPDLVVANGENSAGGNGLTPTTADELFRSGCDVVTTGNHVWDRREIAPYLAAHERLLRPANYPVGVPGRGAVVVTALDGTPVLVANLMGRVYMPAVDDPFRAADALIEDLAGRARVRLIDFHAEATSEKIAFCWYVDGRVSAVVGTHTHVATADERVLPGGTACITDVGMTGPHDSVIGVEKAEVLERFLTQRPVRFSTARDDARIQAVLIEVSPSDGRASSIRRVQFREGDRDEVR